One genomic window of Dama dama isolate Ldn47 chromosome 7, ASM3311817v1, whole genome shotgun sequence includes the following:
- the LOC133059159 gene encoding placental prolactin-related protein 1-like, with translation MAPAPSFHGHQWTYNPVRGSCLLLLLVMSNLLLCQGNLCPFCSPDTPLRSLTDLFIDAAWVSHYFHNLSAIMFKEFDEKYAQGKQYHINATNSCHTNPLHAPEERENAQQLNNEDLSKLILFLLYTWNKPLHHLTNELQSLKEVSQTILPRALESEEISDRLQAFIESQFRQVIVPVLQKMFDTRITWSGLSSLTSSDEDRRHSEFYNLFHCLRRDSRKVDIYIKILACRMRKTC, from the exons ATGgctccagctcccagcttccATGGACACCAGTGGACTTACAACCCTGTCCGAG ggtcctgcctgctcctgctgctggtcATGTCAAATCTGCTCTTGTGTCAAGGCAACTTATGCCCATTCTGCAGTCCTGACACCCCCCTGAGATCCCTTACAGACCTGTTTATCGATGCTGCCTGGGTGTCCCACTACTTCCATAACCTTTCCGCAATAATGTTCAAAGAGTTT GATGAAAAATATGCCCAGGGCAAACAGTACCATATCAATGCCACCAACAGCTGCCACACCAATCCCCTCCATGCgcctgaagaaagagaaaatgcccAACAGTTGAAC AATGAAGACCTTAGTAAGCTGATACTCTTCTTACTGTACACCTGGAATAAACCTCTGCATCATCTTACCAACGAGCTGCAGAGTTTGAAAGAAGTCTCACAGACGATCCTACCAAGAGCCCTAGAGAGTGAGGAAATATCAGACAGACTTCAAGCATTCATAGAGAGTCAATTCAGACAG GTTATTGTTCCAGTCTTGCAGAAGATGTTCGACACTCGAATTACCTGGTCAGGACTCTCATCCCTGACATCCAGTGATGAAGATAGGCGTCATTCTGAATTTTATAACCTGTTCCACTGCCTGCGCAGGGATTCACGTAAAGTTGACATTTACATCAAGATCCTGGCATGCCGAATGCGCAAAACGTGCTAA